AGCTTGTGAGGAACATGTAGATGCGGGGCTATAGCCCAAAGCTTGGGGACCGGGGATTTCTCTAGCCTGTTCTCACTGGTTTGCTGCCAGAATCTAGCTACAGAGCTGAAACCACAAAGACACTGTAAATAGCTGAAAGGACAAAACACATACTGTCACAGAACATTAATTTTGATCCCATCTTGCTGCTGGGCACAAATGCCTGGTGCATCTGGCAGATTTCTAAGTGCAATCAAAGGGTTGTCTGGCAAAAGAATTGCAGCAAGAAGGGATGCATCTGCCCAGGGCAATTGAAATATTATTGCAAAGACCCTCAACGTCCCTGGGGCCTCTCTTACTGCGATGGGGAGGAAGACTTTTGCTGAGGCCAGCGGGCTGTGCATCAGCCTGGCCTGTAGCTGCAGGAGGGAGAACTGTGATGCCAAGAGGCTGCTGCCCCTCGGTCTTTGATGCTAACACTACCTCCATAAGTAAAGCTTGGGTCTTACTTCATAACAATGTTCATTTCAGGTGAGGTCTGACCGGGACAAGTTTACGATCATGCTGGATGTAAAACACTTTTCTCCTGAAGATCTGAGTGTGAAGATTATCGATGACTTTGTGGAAATCCATGGCAAGCACAGTGAAAGACAGGTAAGTGGAAGTAACTGTGGCGGTGAAGAAAACGGGGAATcgagctctgttttctttctttccatcatcCCCcagtggaagggaaaaaagtcagGAGTTACTTACCGATAGCCATTATTAACATGCCCAGCTCTTATAGAGCCCAAACCTGATATCTGGCAATAATAAGCTAATCCAGTtctcctttgtttgtttttgaccaTCATCTTCCATAACCATCAGATGACAATGTGCATTGTTCACTAATAACACCGGACCAAAACAATGAGCATTACCCGGTGCTGCCACAGCATGGCCGAGCTTTCATAAGCCAGAATCATTAGTGAAAACAGAGTTTTCATATGCTGatctggaagagaaaagcaaaagcaaaccgaacaaaagaaaaacaaccaagagCCTCAGGCTTGGAAACTTTTAACACATATGTCATGGAAATAACGGTGGGGGTTGAAAAGTGAATTATACCAGTGGGGGGTTAATTCTTCTCATGCACTTTCTGGTCAGACAAAGCTCTAGCCTGGAAACAGCATGTATTTTTCaatatagttatttttttctgacgCTGTTAGTACAGAGAAAGAGACTGGCCATTTCCATggttgaattaaaaaaacataatcacatttctcattgttttggccaaaaaaaaaaggggggggggggtcaggacTGTATCCTTTGGTTGACACAGCATCGCTGCCTATTAGGGAAACAGGCATGCATACACGCATGGCTCTTCGCCTCACAGAGCCTCAGGCTTTGTCTTCAGGCATCCTTTGAAGTCGGAGGCTGTGGCAGGGCCCCCATGCAACTTGAAATTAtaccctgctgctctgctcagctcttgGGGCTTCAGAGGCGTCCCGGGGGAACACCTGGTCCTACAAACCTGcaagacagaataaaaagcaaagggTCAATGCGGACCCACCTCTGATGGAGCAGTGGGATTGGGTGGGCACTGGGGGGTTTCTGACAGggctttctcctctcccccaccGCCTTCCAGGATGACCACGGCTACATCTCCCGTGAGTTTCACCGCCGGTACCGCCTGCCCGCCAACGTGGACCAGTCTGCCATCACCTGCTCCCTGTCTGGCGACGGCATGCTGACCTTCTCAGGCCCCAAGGTCCCCTCCAACATGGACCCCACCCACAGCGAGAGGCCCATCCCCGTGTCCCGGGAGGAGAAGCCCACCTCCGCGCCTTCCTCCTAAGCCCGCCGGCCGCTGCGGTGCGCAGGCTGCCACCGGCTGCAGGTCTCGCTCCCGGAGCCATTGCGTAGATATCAGTGAATACCTAGaggggtttgttttgttgttttatttcttttatttcccccaccccccccatttgtttattttctccttcccttggGTGGAATGAGGGGCTGGGTGAGTGGCTGGTGGGCTTTGAATCTTAAGCCTGTGAGCCATGCCGTTGGGATGGCACGGGTTGCGTGTGCTGCCATGCCATTGTGCTTGCTGAAAGGGtcttggtgctgtgctgtggtCCACAGCCACTGCCAGGCAGGAGGGAGTGCACAAATAACGCTGGCTCCTGGTGCACCAATGCTTGGGGTGGGGcttggagcaggggaaaagccCCAGAGACTTGTTTATCCCACACAGTTAAACTGGCTACTCCAAAAAAATGCAACTCGGCCAAGCCAAGCCCCTTTCCTGGGACACTGTGTATGCGTGATAAATGTACCAGAGGTTTCTTGCAACCGCAGGACGAATAATAGCATGTTACGTTCGGGGATCgcagcatatatttttatttcagcaagatGTTTAAGTGTGTCTGTTCACACCGCCAGCCTGTCACTTCCCTTAGGGACAGCTGACACTAGGACAAGCACGTCTTTCCAACGTCTTAATAGGCTCTCTGGGGAGAGAGGGGGCTCACCACTCTGCAGAGGCTTCAAATCCCACCGAGCTCATCCCAGCCTGCGTGTATCACACCCTTGCTCTTGCCCTCGCTGTACTTCTAGTGTAGCTCCACCTGATCCACTGGTATCTGGCACTCAGCCTGAGAACTCGGTCACTGGCAGTCAATAAAGAGATATAGGAAACATGCAATTGGCTTTGGGGGTttgatttgttcttttccaaGGCTTTTGAAGTGTAAGGGTTAGCGTGGTGCCTTGCATTGCTCAGAGTATGCACTTT
This is a stretch of genomic DNA from Cygnus atratus isolate AKBS03 ecotype Queensland, Australia chromosome 1, CAtr_DNAZoo_HiC_assembly, whole genome shotgun sequence. It encodes these proteins:
- the CRYAA gene encoding alpha-crystallin A chain — its product is MDITIQHPWFKRALGPLIPSRLFDQFFGEGLLEYDLLPLFSSTISPYYRQSLFRSVLESGISEVRSDRDKFTIMLDVKHFSPEDLSVKIIDDFVEIHGKHSERQDDHGYISREFHRRYRLPANVDQSAITCSLSGDGMLTFSGPKVPSNMDPTHSERPIPVSREEKPTSAPSS